The following proteins are co-located in the Apium graveolens cultivar Ventura chromosome 5, ASM990537v1, whole genome shotgun sequence genome:
- the LOC141723549 gene encoding beta-galactosidase 3-like yields MKLMDSNLVFKLVLLLSWVLCMSIGLIKCSVTYDSKAIVINGQRRILISGSIHYPRSTPEMWEDLIHKAKEGGLDVIETYVFWNVHEPTPGNYNFEGRYDIVKFLKTVQKAGLYAHLRIGPYVCAEWNFGGFPVWLKYVPGISFRTDNEPFKMAMKGFTEKIVNLMKSENMFESQGGPIILSQIENEYGPQSKNLGAAGHNYMTWAAKLAVGLDTGVPWVMCKEEDAPDPVINTCNGFYCDNFTPNRPYKPTIWTEAWSGWFTEFGGPIHNRPVQDLAFAVARFIQKGGSFFNYYMYHGGTNFGRSAGGPFITTSYDYDAPLDEYGLIRQPKYGHLKELHRAIKLSEHALVSSDPIVTSLGSAQQAHVFSSENGNCAAFLANYDTKSAARVKFNNMHYKLPPWSISILSDCRNAIFNTANVGVQESQMQMLPVSADMISWGTYNEDLTSLDDSSTFTTFGLLEQINVTRDSSDYLWYITSVDIGSSESFLRGGELPTLMAQSTGHALHVFINGQLSGSGFGTRENRRFLYTGKVNLHAGRNKIALLSVAVGLPNIGGHFETWKTGVSGPVVLHGLDQGKWDLSWQKWTYQVGLKGEAMNLNSPESISSVNWMDASLIELKPQPLTWHKAEFDAPEGDEPLALDLKSMGKGQVWINGQSIGRYWTAYAVGDCNGCNYAEAFRPPKCQLGCGEPTQRWYHVPKSWLKPTQNSLVLFEELGGDPTKIAIVKRSVACVCADVNEFHPYIKNWQIERYGKSEDFHKPKVHLRCGAGQFITSIKFASFGTPTGTCGSFQQGTCHASTSYTVLEKMCIGKQRCAVPVSDTIFGQDPCPNVLKRLSVEAICAPMTTARG; encoded by the exons ATGAAACTTATGGATTCTAATTTGGTTTTTAAGTTGGTATTGTTGTTGAGTTGGGTTTTGTGTATGAGTATAGGACTGATCAAATGTAGTGTGACATATGATAGCAAGGCCATTGTGATCAATGGTCAAAGAAGGATTCTCATTTCTGGTTCTATACATTATCCAAGAAGCACTCCCGAG ATGTGGGAAGATCTCATCCACAAAGCTAAAGAAGGAGGtcttgatgttattgaaactTATGTTTTCTGGAATGTTCATGAGCCCACTCCCGGCAAT TATAATTTTGAGGGGAGGTATGATATAGTGAAGTTTCTAAAGACAGTGCAGAAAGCAGGGCTCTATGCTCATCTTCGCATTGGGCCTTATGTTTGTGCTGAATGGAATTTCGG TGGATTTCCGGTTTGGCTCAAGTATGTCCCAGGTATCAGCTTCAGAACAGATAATGAGCCATTTAAG ATGGCTATGAAAGGGTTCACTGAAAAAATTGTTAATTTGATGAAGAGTGAAAATATGTTTGAGTCCCAAGGTGGCCCTATTATACTCTCCCAG ATTGAAAATGAGTATGGGCCACAAAGTAAAAATCTTGGAGCTGCTGGGCATAACTACATGACTTGGGCAGCAAAGCTAGCTGTCGGCTTAGATACAGGGGTTCCTTGGGTTATGTGCAAAGAAGAAGATGCACCTGATCCAGTG ATAAATACATGTAACGGTTTCTATTGTGATAATTTCACCCCCAACAGACCATACAAACCCACTATATGGACAGAGGCTTGGAGTGGATG GTTTACGGAGTTTGGAGGACCGATACATAACAGGCCAGTTCAGGATTTGGCATTTGCAGTTGCTCGATTCATCCAAAAGGGAGGATCATTTTTCAATTACTACATG TATCACGGAGGCACGAATTTTGGACGTTCCGCTGGGGGTCCATTCATCACTACAAGCTACGATTATGATGCTCCACTTGATGAATACG GTTTAATCAGGCAACCAAAATATGGTCATTTAAAGGAGCTTCACAGGGCTATTAAGTTGTCTGAGCACGCTTTAGTTTCTTCAGATCCTATTGTTACTTCTTTAGGAAGTGCTCAACAG GCTCATGTGTTTTCTTCAGAGAATGGAAATTGTGCAGCTTTTCTCGCAAACTATGATACAAAGTCTGCTGCTAGAGTAAAGTTCAACAATATGCACTATAAGTTGCCGCCTTGGTCGATCAGCATCCTTTCTGATTGCAGGAACGCAATATTCAATACTGCCAAC GTTGGTGTTCAGGAATCACAAATGCAAATGTTACCAGTCAGTGCTGATATGATCTCCTGGGGGACTTACAATGAAGATTTGACTTCTCTTGATGACAGCTCTACATTCACTACTTTTGGTCTCCTGGAACAGATTAATGTCACTAGAGATTCCAGTGACTATCTGTGGTACATAACTAG TGTTGACATTGGCTCATCTGAATCCTTCTTACGTGGTGGGGAACTCCCAACTCTCATGGCACAGTCAACAGGGCATGCTCTTCATGTGTTCATCAACGGACAACTTTCAG GTTCTGGATTTGGGACGAGGGAAAACAGGAGATTTCTATATACTGGAAAGGTTAATCTCCATGCAGGAAGAAATAAAATTGCACTGCTCAGTGTTGCAGTTGGACTGCCG AATATTGGAGGACATTTTGAAACTTGGAAAACTGGAGTGTCAGGGCCAGTTGTTCTGCATGGTCTTGACCAGGGAAAATGGGATTTGTCATGGCAAAAGTGGACATACCAGGTTGGGCTTAAAGGAGAGGCCATGAATCTCAACTCTCCAGAAAGCATTTCTTCTGTCAACTGGATGGATGCTTCTTTGATTGAACTAAAGCCTCAACCTCTAACATGGCACAAG GCCGAGTTCGATGCGCCTGAAGGAGATGAACCACTGGCATTGGATTTGAAATCTATGGGAAAAGGTCAAGTATGGATAAATGGTCAGAGTATTGGAAGATATTGGACTGCATATGCTGTTGGTGATTGCAATGGATGCAATTATGCAGAAGCTTTCCGCCCTCCCAAGTGCCAGCTAGGTTGTGGTGAACCAACACAACGATG GTATCATGTTCCTAAATCATGGTTAAAACCAACACAAAATTCGTTGGTACTTTTTGAAGAACTGGGGGGTGATCCCACTAAAATTGCAATTGTAAAAAGATCAGTCGCCTGTGTCTGTGCTGATGTCAATGAGTTTCATCCATACATTAAAAACTGGCAAATTGAGAGATATGGTAAATCCGAGGATTTTCACAAACCAAAAGTTCACCTTCGTTGTGGTGCTGGTCAATTCATTACTTCCATCAAGTTTGCAAGCTTCGGAACTCCAACAGGAACTTGTGGGAGCTTTCAGCAAGGAACTTGCCATGCTTCCACCTCTTACACCGTTTTGGAGAAG ATGTGCATAGGAAAGCAGAGATGTGCAGTGCCAGTATCAGACACCATCTTTGGACAAGATCCATGTCCAAATGTGTTAAAAAGGTTATCAGTTGAGGCCATCTGTGCTCCTATGACTACTGCAAGGGGTTAA
- the LOC141723552 gene encoding thioredoxin H1-like — translation MAGGGEGGQLISCHTIEAWEEQLQKGNTSNKLIVVDFTASWCGPCRIMAPFLAELAKKLPSVTFLKVDVDELQSVAADWAVEAMPTFMFLKEGKIVDKVVGSSKEELQQTIAKHSSGSTSAT, via the exons ATGGCCGGAGGAGGGGAAGGGGGACAATTAATAAGTTGCCACACAATTGAAGCTTGGGAAGAGCAGCTCCAAAAGGGAAATACCTCCAACAAACTG ATAGTTGTTGACTTCACTGCTTCCTGGTGTGGTCCATGCCGTATTATGGCCCCATTCCTGGCGGAGTTGGCTAAGAAACTACCTTCTGTTACTTTCCTTAAGGTGGATGTGGATGAATTGCAG TCAGTCGCTGCGGATTGGGCTGTTGAAGCTATGCCAACTTTCATGTTCTTGAAAGAAGGGAAGATTGTGGACAAGGTTGTGGGATCGAGTAAAGAAGAGCTGCAACAGACTATCGCCAAACACTCTAGTGGCTCTACATCTGCCACCTAA
- the LOC141723551 gene encoding protein RTE1-HOMOLOG has translation MEQIEDPEHGLMMEYTSLQPLQIDPERSRFPCCIVWTPIPVLSWFIPFIGHMGLCREDGVILDFAGPNFVCVDNFTFGAVARYIRIDEGKCYVSPKAHGKEYKQDEGGTDALTMTWDNALKKGTQEYQHLSYNILTCNCHSFVANNLNRLRFRNGGWNVVNLAAMIFLKGQWVNKGALARSLVPFFVVFGAALYFGGVSFLTFGAFFTFLLVGWFLLGTYCFRDLIHL, from the exons ATGGAACAAATTGAAGACCCTGAGCACGGGCTGATGATGGAATACACTTCCCTGCAACCTTTGCAAATTGATCCCGAAAGATCACGGTTTCCGTGCTGTATTGTGTGGACACCCATTCCTGTCTTATCATGGTTCATTCCATTCATCGGACACATGGGGTTGTGCAGAGAGGATGGTGTAATCTTGGATTTTGCTGGACCGAATTTTGTTTGTGTGGACAACTTTACTTTTGGAGCTGTAGCTCGCTACATCCGCATAGATGAAGGAAAG TGCTATGTCTCTCCAAAAGCTCATGGCAAAGAATACAAGCAGGATGAAGGCGGAACAGATGCCTTGACAATGACATGGGACAATGCCTTGAAAAAGGGTACACAGGAATATCAACACCTATCTTACAACATACTAACTTGTAATTGCCACTCCTTTGTGGCCAACAATCTAAACAGGTTGAGGTTTCGGAATGGTGGATGGAATGTGGTGAACCTGGCAGCTATGATCTTCCTCAAAGGACAGTGGGTAAACAAAGGTGCCTTAGCCCGATCTTTAGTACCGTTCTTTGTTGTGTTTGGTGCAGCACTATATTTTGGGGGAGTTTCATTTCTTACATTTGGGGCCTTCTTCACCTTCCTTCTTGTAGGATGGTTTCTCCTTGGCACCTACTGTTTCAGAGATTTAATACACCTATAA